The Festucalex cinctus isolate MCC-2025b chromosome 10, RoL_Fcin_1.0, whole genome shotgun sequence region aaaaaaaaaaaaaaaacacctcaaaaGTTGATCACTCGTAAGTCGTGGTAACACTACACATACAAATAGATTCTAATGTATTCATTTCAAGTGCAGGGGGACAGTGACGTTGCCAGGCAGTTCAGCCACTGCATTTTGTACACTAGGAATTACGAGCTAACCTCCGTGTCGAGACATAGTGAGTTGATTCAGGATGACTCGGACCGGTCAGGTGGGATTTATGAACGGCGCTTATCAAAGAacagtaaggctttaaaaatatttacgtTCCGGCTGCGCGTTCCCAGACACAGGCTAGTGCGCCGTGTCAGCATTCGGGAATCGTAAGGACACTAAATCCGCCAAAGTGGGCCAAACTCCAGCGGGCTGAAGCACAGTCTTGTTCGCACCGTGACGAAGCTAAGCGGCCTCGCCAGCAGCCAAGCCAGGACAATGGAGGCAAAATGGAAGGTTGACGTAGTTTCATGACGAGAAATCTCAATGCGATTTGAAAATCGCATTCTACTACGTTCTGATGtcgatttgaatttgattcatttttcagctatagttttaaaaattaatggAGAAAAGATCAACAGGAAATTGCCAGAATCAAAAATGGACCTCAAATTGCTAATTTCTACCAAGTTTCCATCCCTACTTATGTTGTCTGAAGAAGCAAAAGTACCTTCATGCAGGACATCCCGCAGTGTGACCCTCTCTCGCGAAATGGCGATATCTTTGACTTTGGCCTTGGCCTCCATGAGGGTCACGCTCCTCAGGTCGTTTTTCTCGATGCGTAGCGATGGGAAGCCTGCGAGGGAGGGGAGAGAAGATCCAAGTGTAAACACAAAAGCACGGGCTTGGTCTATTTACTGGAGTATCTGCTTTACATCATTTTGACAGCATACAATTTCTCTTAACCAACTTTATGTCTGATTGTGTAATTTCCAGCTCCAGCTCTTTCACTATTTAATAGCATATTTCTTGCATCAAATTGCACCTTGTTGGTTTTATCGTTGCCACTCGTGTACacagtaaaaatgaataaattcaaACATTACAGCTTACGTGAGTACATACTAGCCCAATATGGTCCACAGACAAGCTGAAAGAGTGGCAAAATTAAACAATGTTGGCTGGTTAAAAATTAGTGGCCAACTGATTAATCGGACAGCCAATTTAATCGGCCGATATCAGCGCTTTTAAAATCAGTAAAACCCAATTTTCCCCCATGTTTCTGTTGTAAagttaagcaataaaaaaggtactGAAGGTAACAGAAATCAGCATCATAAAATCCTATCAGTCGGGCTCTAGTTAAAATACAACTCAACAGCCTAACCTCCCCCATGCTTCCACCGAATAACACATGTACTCTACACACGAGCCACTGTACACGCACACGCGCTCCGTGTGTACACGTTGAGATGAGGGCGCATAGAGCAAAACAAGCAGATATCATTGTGAGGCAATAGCAGTCATTTGGGTGTTTTGACGTTCTTGTTATGTGTTATGAGATAAGTTGAAGGCACTGGTGGCATGCGGGTTGGGCAAGAAGAGAGGCCTTGTGGGTCAATGCCGCCCCCTGGAGGGAAACTGTGTCAGCAAAGTGGTGCACGTGATGACACGGCAGGGGTACAAGACGGCAGTCTGGTCACTTACTTTTGGTTTCGTGAGGGGGGGCGCCGCTATTTTGGAAGGAGGAGGCGGCGAGCTGGAGAATGGGTGCGGAGCCGGGGTGGTTGTCTGATTAGAGGACAGGGAGGGAAAGAGGGGAGGGGAAGGATTCAATGGAGCGTTCGTACAAATGATGAAGACGCTCACAAGCCACTTCATTAGGGACTCCTACACAGTTGAATGGGATGCAACGTAGGACAGTGTGACTATTTTAGTCGGTCATTCTCATTTCAAACAGTATCTGACTACAGGTTGGTATATTTCTGTATATGTGAGCATTTTATCGATTTGAAAGAATTCAAGATATTAAATGACTTCATAGTATTTCCAATTGGATGAATTCTTGAGACATTGTGCAGGGATACCCAATGAAGAGACTAGCGAGTGCTCAGTAGGTGTTTGTTATAAGCTCATACACACGAAAAGTCaggcataaaaaaaaggggtggaAGGTGAACACAGCGTGAGATCAGCGTTGCATCCACAAGAGGGCGAcaatgacttggaagacgtccCCCTTGCTTGCGTCATCATGCGGTTGGAAACATTCTGGAAGTGTCAAAGCCTGAAAGATGAATTTCCATCTTTCTGTAGCTATTCTTGTCCTTTCTAAAAACAATCTTGACCGTGCAGTAGCTCcgcatgtgtcaaaatcattacAAGTTATACTAGGTGTTAGCAAAACAGCTTCACAGGTGCCAGATCCTGTAAGCTGGTCTTTGCCTAACTAAAAgccaacaaaaatgtttaccgTACAAAACATTGAATGTGGTGAATTTAAACAAGTGGTGACACAGAGTAGCCATCTCGTGACAGCAGTTCAGCTAGTTTCAGCATTCCTGCACGCTAATCACATTTGGACAAGGATGCAAATGGGAGAACGCCACAGCATGACCAATGTGTGTCATCAATTGCTCCTACGCTAGCACACCCACTGTTAGCATTTTTAGCAATTCTCATTAGAAATGGCAATGGAATTCTATCTATCCCACCTTAGAGCTTTGTCCCCCTCAGGTTGTGGTCTTGCTAGCATTTTAGCAATTCTCCTTTAACATGATAACTCACTGAAAAGCAGGACGTAACTAGCTTGCTAtatcttagcatgctagctgtcACTCATTTTGAGACAGTTTAGCCTAAACTGTCTTCCCTCAAATTTGATTATGTCAAAAGTAGATCATTTTGAAAGAATTGCAATTGTTACAACCTGGAAAGTAGCACTTGAtgctttgtgaggaataaacgacAAACTCTTACTGGTCACGGGTGCAGCGTTGTTGGGCGTGTCGGCCCGCAGGTACTGCGTGGTCTGCGTGGAAGGCTGAGAAAGTCCCTGTGAGCTTCCACTGTCGCTCACACTGGACGAATGAAGAGGGGGGCGTGGGGGGGGGAAAGGTAATTCTAATCAATAATATTCAATGACGTAAATGGACAAAACATGGACCAAAGTCACCGACCTGTCCTCCATCTCCACTCTCTTCATGCTGTGCAGGTGCAGGATGGCCAGGATGATGGCCACCAGGAAGATGACGATGCAGCACACGCTCACGCTGATGTAGAAAACTTGGGTGGAGGTGGTGGGTGCAGTCACGCCGTCTACTGAtagaagcaaaagaaaaaataataataagagtgACAATGGCACAGTGGGAAGTACAATAGGTCATGTATTTCagcagtcaattgtttcatcataaatatatttgttatgAGGGATTCTAAAGGCATTTGAATTGCtcttttcagattttttattttttttttcttaaagaaaATTCCACAAAGACAGATGCCACTTGTCTCGCTGCTACTTAAAGCTTTAGAATGCCTCAGGTTGTTCCAGCCTGCTGGAGCAGAAGTAAGGCTAATGGTACTGCTAATGGTACTAATGGCAACGGGCTCACTGCTCACAAAGGAGGCCAAACACCACATCAGATATGCATCAAGATGATTCTGTCCCCCTCAAAAAAAGACCAAGGGCTGTTCATAAACATCTGTGGAACACTAGTGCCACTGTCAAGCAGAATCTTCACCAAAAACACCATtttaggtaaaaaataaaaataaagatgccAAACACTGCATGGTGTAAGTTGGTATTATACATTATATTCACATAATACCACACCAAAATCATTTTCAATCACTAATTTACAAcacaggaaaaaagaaaagggtaATTTATTATGTTGTCATTGAATACAATTTACAATTGTAGGACGCATCCCCTGCAACGGCTGTCCACAAAGTACTCCAAGCCCTCCTGACTAGACAAAAAGCCGCTAATAATACCCAAAAGCAAATTATCATTTCCCCAAACTCTTTTTCAAAAGGTCTTAGAGCCATGACTGAAGCAATAAATGAAACAATCTGCTGACTAAGCAGTATCTGTATTATTCAAATGCCTATTGTGTCTGACCTTCTGCATTACAGCCATTTCTAATAAAGCAGGATTACTCAAATATATCTAACCTAAGTATTTTTACttattaccttaaaaaaataaaaataaatcgtgAGGGAAGAGGTAATCTTCTCACAAAGTTCTAGAGAGTTAATAAAAGtgttctcaagttattttcaCCACTTTAAATTGGTTATTTAATTCAAAATTcagaagaagaaattgaagaacCCTAacacaaaattctaaataattaTGAAAAAGCTAATAGAAAATTAtgtatacacacaaaaaaataaaaaaaataaaaaaataaaatttatttttgtctgtctACGATAATCCATGTCTTTTTCTGTGTGGCAATGCATAAGCTGGAGGGACTGAAAGAGTCAATCAATGCCACTCTACATGCTCTCCAACAGCACATGTACCCAGGGAGGGCCATACTCACAGTCGGGCTGCTGAAGCGTGTGAAGGGTGTGGTTGTTGAGAGGAAATGAATTCTTTGGGTCAGAATCTATTCCTGCCCAAAAGAAAAAGGACAAAGAGGCCAACATTAGAAGTTACGGGAGAACGGCCAGACTGTTTTTACGTAATCAGGCAAATTgattgacaaaatatttactaCGGTAATAAACTTTCCCCGGCGCAAGCCCCAAAAGATTTGACAAACTTCCTGGTTTACTTTTGAAGCACATTTTCCTCCTCTTGAAGTTGAGCACTGTGTAGTTGTTGGCGTGCAGGGTCACGTTGAGCTGCACCGTCACGACGGCCTCGCCGTCCACCTTGCCCGAACAGAAGAGGTCCACTCGAAAAACTGGTAGGAGCAAGcgcaaaaaacaacatttagtaATGACCATAACCTAAAATAGTGAATTaaaaaggaagtcaaccccacaaaacattcttgacaataatatgttctatgcagccccactagtctaaatacggtctTCTGGTTAATACTGCGTTAGTGTTAATATGAGTTACGCAGTCAAATACAGCAGTTTTTTTCTatatcaggaggcggccattttgacactgactgtcgagtgaaaatgacatcacagttgctcaggtctcaggtaacaaccaatcacagcgcagcttcagaaaacaggagagctgtgattggtcgttgactGAGCCCTGAccaagtgtgatgtcatcttcagttcacAACAAGTAGCAAAacggccgccccttgagatggataaaaagggctggattttgctccataactcgtattccataaatataatattaatccgaatgtcatgcttagactagtgagggcacatataacatattattgtcaagatgtgTTTAAGGGTGACTTCCAGTTTAACTGTTATAGTGTTTTATCTATACCATCACAGTGGCCCAAACTTCACAACTCAGCCAAAGTAATGAATGGAACAATCCAAGCAAAGGAACAGGAAGACGGAATTTTAAACAAACCGGAAGGAATGCGGGGAAGCTCCCCCTGGCTGGAAATGTTGCTCCACGGTGCGTCCATGGCAACAGGATTCTCCACGTGGAAACCTAAGCGGTAGTCCACCTAAGGTATCAAGAAGAACTCAAGGTATAAATGACGTTGCTGTAACATTTAAACAGATGTTGGCATTTACCTTGGACTTGGAGTGCCAGGTGAAGTGAAGGCTGTTGGTCTCACTGGGCACGGGCATCGTGAATGACATGGCGTTGTGGTTCACCACGTCGTCTCGGACGTAGTAAAGCTCTGCATCCAAACCTGCATGGGGAGAGCACATCAAAACAGACTTTAATGAGGAGTATTTGAAAAAATGTGACGGGGAAAAGGAGCAAATGGGGGTTAAGAGAACGCATCACAAAAGTCACGTCACAGACACTCCGACATCAGTGAGTGAAGACTCACCATGTTTATTTAGATAAACGCCACAAAAAGAGGGTTGGTGGGGGGGTTTAAAGCTGTCCGCCCTGACTCGGAGGATCTCGTTTAAAAGCAAGAATGTGCGCAACAGCCTCGAGCTCTGACCACTTTCTCACATTGACTCAATTAAAACCATGGCAGGCATTTTGCTGCCAGCTCAGGGAGCAGATGGGCGACATCTTAAAGGGGGTAATCTACAAAGGCCGCGCGTGGGCGGCAGTGGTGGCAGCGGGCGTGTTAACAGTTAAGCCTCCAGGGCTGATTTTCCCCTCAACTTATGATCATAGATCAAAGGACAGCACACGTGTTGCATTACTCGAATCGGTCGCGATGACTTAAAGGAAAAGTGAGCGCAACACACTTTTTAAGGTACTCCGTCGCGCCTGTTTTCACTCTGgcgctgtcaaaaaaaaaaaggggagatgATCATACAAAACCACTTTGAGGAAACCAAGAGTCTCCTTTGCACAGTTCTCCAAATAAGAGGCCCAgtgtgcttgcttcaagctgCTCCCACCCAGGTGAGATTGactgtaaaactgacacaaaaCAAGATTGTAGAATTCAACACCAATTTGTTCTGTCTGCTAGCTTGGTGACAACATAATGTGAAACGCAagctaacagaaattagcatcaATGTTACGGTAATTAGAAACCTTGAAATAACTTTGGTAAGTACGTGAATGTAACTTTTTGTGGTTTTTcacttgactttttaaacagaaacAGGTTATTGTGCCAAAAATGAGTACAATTACGTACCGTTCAGCACTATCAACAGCTAAACGAACACCCGGCAACAGTTTGTGCTTTGTCGCTGTAGTGAGGACATGTTGTGCTGGTGGCGGAGGATTTAATAAAACACACAATGAGTCGTCTAATGGACCTCCTGTGAGAAAACTGCCCCGGTGCTGTGATAATTGCCTTTCTCTGGCTTGAACTCTGTGTGGCTCCCTTGTCTCGACGTGAGGCCGTCGTGCGCTTTGATAGCAATTAAAGCGGCGCAACCAGGCGTGCACGAGTGACCTCCACTTGTTGGCAATATTTTAGCCCTCAACCTGAACAACTTTAACACAAACGCCAACAAGACAGAGCCCAACActtgttcaaaaataaaaaataaaaaatcactcttCAATCAAAGCTTTTGCTCGCAATTTTGACCGTGAGGCCAAATGCTAACCAAGACGCTAACAGGCTTGTTTGTCCAGTGGTGTTTAGCGTTTTGAATTCCAACGTGGCAGccctgtttattttgttttgagtgatCACTTCCTTTGGGATCAACATCACCTTTGCGGGACAGGAACACTCCACAACCACAAGTGCGCTTGACCTCCGTAATGAGTGGCAAACATCAACGCTATCATTTATTAGCGCTTTTAtaattacagtggtaccttcaAATATGACTTGGGTCGATTTTTAGGAGGAGAGACACTCACTGATGCATCTTTATGAACAGGACAAACTTAAACAGGTATTTTAAGTGTCAGCTAAAACTGTTGGCAAGTTAGGAGAATTAATCTACTACCTTCTCcccaacacattttaaaaataacacaaacaaaGATATAAAATGTTGTCATGTTATACAGCGTAGTGTGTACCAATCCCTTTGTGTTTACAGTAAACCCTAATTTGTTttctcaaaacaaaaacttatcACCTAAAATATACATTGATAATCATGGCCAaagatttacattttaaaatgaaccgCTACACCTGTCACTTTCTGTAGgaataaaaagcaggattaagcAGGATTTCACATTTagtaatcttaaaaaaataataaaaataaataaatattaaaaaataggcTGACCTGAAATACTTCccgttttcattcttttttcaaatttgtACACACAAATTAAATAGGAAGCagaacaaaattaaaatgtgcaACTATAATCTTTGTGACAATATGTACTTCTTAGTAGGCGGAACGATTTATCATTTTCGGATTGAAATCTTAAGCTCAGACAATGCAATTTTCCATAATTTCCAATTCATGTTTCCACTTCAAATCCCACATATGAAGTAATGGTAGTCGATGTAAGCCACATCGAAAGCGCCTTCTTGGAGCAAATATGCCACGGATATTGCATGTTGAAATCGAGAAGGCAAAAAAGGTGGCAGCAGGCAGGTGCTGAGATCCAGGTAGCATCTAACAAAGACCCTCTTGTAGCCCACACTTGTCCCTTTACCTCTCCCCAAAGATAATGGAGCAGCTACCATTGCGTTCGATGCAACAGAATGGGAGCAGTCAAACGTCACACTCCAGTCTCGGTATCGCTGACGTTTTAATATTAAGTCCACATAAAGATGTAGATAGCATGTTAGCACAGGAGGCTAACCttgcctgtattttgtcatcgAACCTCAGGGCCAAAACTTGAAAGGCGTTTCCAAAAATAGCAACTTTTCAAAGCCACAAAGCGAGGTTTTTCTTTCACTTCAAAAGGACCATACATCAGCCGCCTGCTTTTATTCAATGAGGGCCCCGGGGCCAATGAAGGCAGGAATCCCAGCAAGGCTGTCTGCTTCCATACCGTAATAAGCACCTCACTGGTGCTTGTTTGGAGGGGAGGGGCCTTGTTTGctccacaaataaacaaacattggACGGTTTGCTGAAGACATCATCGAGTAGGGAGAATGAGTTCATCGTAAAGAGGTctatttttagttttgtaacATATTTGTATGAGTGTTCTAATATTTTTCTCCTCATGCCAATTTTGTTAAGCtactattttcttaaaattttgTACGAGTTGCTAAGAATACCTTATTGAAtcaatgtgtgtattttttgtctATTAGAATCTGGAGTTTTCctaatatttggcatttttgtctaatactgtatatattttttttttcattctaatttttttttctacgatTCTTTTGTAAATTAGGTCAAATAATTGCACGGTTATTTATACCTTAAATTGTGACTGTCcatccacgaaaaaaaaaatgttgcaggaTGATATATAAATTCAGCAAGGGCTTATAACCACAAAATACATggtcaaaaaatgacaaaaatgcaacCCAATGGACATCGACGCATTCcaacgtgcattttttttttttttttttttttttaacgacacaATCATCACATGCAAAAGCGATCAGGCACAATAGCTGCTCCTCATCGCGACCCAAGACGCAGCGCAGTTGGGCCCAAATGTTTATCTTGCATTCCACTGGAGAAAAGTCTCATTTGGTAAAGTTATCAGGGAAACATTTCCATCTGTTGTCCCGGCGGGACTTGACATGCTGAACTTCTTCTCTCAAGTATCACCGTTACAAGTGTGATGACCAATACAAGGACATTTAAAAAGGGAGGGCCaccgaaaaaaaaacacaccccgCAGTTGAAGGGGGTAGTAGCTAATTCAAATGAAACCAGACGCCCCCCAATAAATGGGATGATCTTATTGTGTCTCTCAAAAGAGGGATAAAATGTTCTATAATTGGTGTTCCTCGGGTGACAAAAACTAACATGACTTTTTCTTCTTGatatatttcaaatccaaactcCAAGTGTTCCTCTTCTCAGTAATCCCACTGAAGTCAaacatattttcacatttctctgTCACACTTTTATGCACTCCTGGAAGGATCCTTCCACAGTCTCTTAATGTAGTCCACGTCTTCAAAACTGGTCCCCTTGATTGAGTTTGGGAAGGCAGAAACAAAATCCAGCACGACAACACCCTTCTTAgccaggaactgtcagatgTTCAGTACGTTGTGAGTAGGTGCATtttcatggtgaagcagcaacaACTTTCGCCTCTTCTCGCGCACTGAACAAAGAAAATGCCGCTGGATCGTTTTGTAGGGATTGTCTGGCCCCACATTAAATATGTAAACTagttttcagttgatttgtgatTAAGAGTCAGTTACTAAAGTGGTCTGTAACATGTCAGCAAATAGGCAAAAATTGTTTTCCAAtccaaagtaaagaaaaaatacttgtaaatgtattattttggggaaaaaaacaaatctgtctGCTTTCATGCAGGACAACAGAAATCTGAGTATACTTGCTGTAGAGAATTTGATTAATCGACAATAATCAACACaatcaaatattaaaataaatgactgcAGCCATAATAGTTATACACTGTTCTCCAGCTaatatttctaatattttttcctaatatgtgctatacagtatttaatgtttttcttctttgtttctattttcaaattcttgttttttttttcaaatattatcTGTAGTTTTCAAATTTCCCTGATATTTTGTTTATCTTTATAGTAGATCGAAGTGTTcattaaaaacaagaaaaaagttgGTTAACAATGACGTTCAACCTTTTTGAAATGGATGACAACATTCCCCCCAACAAGTTCGCTTACCGAGTAATCTGTTGAGCTCGTCCACACTCATGTAAATGTTGACGCTGCGGTTGTTGCTGCTGTTGTCGAGCCCCGAAACTGGAACGCCGAGACCGAGGGCCCCTTCCAGCAACAGCAGCACCCCGAGGAAGAAGCCCTCGAGCAGCCGCCACGGCACCACCGAGTGCGGCCATCGCCGGCGCTCCGACCGGCCGCCGGAgccgagcagcggcagcgacCCCAACATGGCAGCGGTCACCTGGCACGCAAGTTGTCGACAGCCTTCCCGAGTCTCCTTCTTCTCATCCGTCGGTGAACTTCCGAATCCCGGGGGGCGACATTCCTCGTCACTCTTCGCCGCCTCGCTCGTTCCCCCCGGCGGGCCTGTTTTTGTCCTCGACTCGCTAGCCGAGACGGGCTAATTTAGCCGAGGCGAGCTAATTTGGCTAACTTTTCAGTCGGGCTGTGGGCTCCAAGTTGGGAGATTTACGACTTGCCCACCCGCCGCACATAACAATTAACCACTAAAACAAACATATTGTGCCTCTGTGGTTGGCCAAAGTGAAGAAAAGTGTTCGGAATATCCATCTTTGTCCCTTCATGGTCGTCCCATAACGATTCTTCTTTGACCAACGCCACTAGCCCACTTTTCACTGGGAGAGCGCGCAGAGTCGCGGGGACGCGCAATGTCCAAATGCCGCCTTTAGGTGCTGTGGTAAATAGAACTACTGACTGGCGTTAACTCCACTATGACACATTAAGTCTGGCCTCACACGTTGAAAACATTAATTGTGGTTTAAGTGTCATGTATGTAGACAGCAAAGTATCCTTCGGACACCATAATATTCTAATaagacataaaaagaaaaaaaaatcgatatataACTGTCGGTGGAAATTCCGACGTTGAAAAGGCATCGTTCAATCCAAATGTCTAGGACTGTGGTAAAAAACAATACATTGTTGAAAAACATAGGATTTATCCTGTAAAATTACTCATATTCTCCTTGAAAAATACATATGATTACTCATAAGattactatatttttttctggaaaaatcGCTGTTTATTCTCGTAAATACCGGCACAAGTTTTATCAAACACTGTCGTACCCTTTCCTTGAAATGCCGCTCTTACCTAAATATCTGAAAATACTGTGAATTTAGTTATATTAACTGTAGTTTCAGTGGCACATTTTCACTAAAATGGCAAGAAGACATAATCTGATATGCAGTTGAAAATACAACCCGAAAGCTCAAATTAACTTATCGAAGACCACATTCAGtccaaatgttaaaaaaatattttattccaaaaaacgaCGATGAAAAATTCACTATTATgctttgtgaataaaaaaaaaaaaaaaaaaaaaaaaacaataccagGTGAGTACGCAAGAATCCAATTCCAATACAGCTTTATTTGCAGGCACTTTATACAATATTTGAGCATGGTGATCGATAACTTTTGGGGTTTTATGTACCCTATTCTTGTGTTTGTAAAGATGcttatactgtaaataaagttgttcCAATAAGATGAAAAGACACAAACCCActgacattttaacatttttattattaaaatattcacCTACAAAATCGGCCTATGAACACTATTTACAGCATAACGAGCAGCGATGCCTGctaatacacaataataataataaaaatcaggtTATTTTACAAAGAAAACACTGCGCCATCATCAGAGAAAGGGAGAGATGAATTCCTGCGACTCGCGATGAGATTGTCGGACGTTCTGGAGCCTGAAAATGTGTTACAGTGTGTCCTGACAGGATTGTGCGGCATCAACAACACCAGCGTAACCTCGTCTTATCTCGCACGGTAACCAGCTAGTTCAAGTACATTACTAACACCAACGTGGGCATTGTATTTCCATAGTGACCGTCCTTGTGCCGGCATCCAAATGttctagaataaaaaataaaatcttgttaCAAAATGCGACGAAGCACAAATACATTGTTATCTTGATTTATGAGTTTTGTTCCTTctttaatgattaaaaataatataaaaaattatCTACTTGAGCATCGTGATTTCATGCTTTAATTTTTGTGGGCATGCCTTGGCCACAAATGGGCAGTAAAATACTTACAAAATCAATCC contains the following coding sequences:
- the ryk gene encoding tyrosine-protein kinase RYK isoform X3, whose translation is MLGSLPLLGSGGRSERRRWPHSVVPWRLLEGFFLGVLLLLEGALGLGVPVSGLDNSSNNRSVNIYMSVDELNRLLGLDAELYYVRDDVVNHNAMSFTMPVPSETNSLHFTWHSKSKVDYRLGFHVENPVAMDAPWSNISSQGELPRIPSVFRVDLFCSGKVDGEAVVTVQLNVTLHANNYTVLNFKRRKMCFKRIDSDPKNSFPLNNHTLHTLQQPDLDGVTAPTTSTQVFYISVSVCCIVIFLVAIILAILHLHSMKRVEMEDSVSDSGSSQGLSQPSTQTTQYLRADTPNNAAPVTSFPSLRIEKNDLRSVTLMEAKAKVKDIAISRERVTLRDVLHEGTFGRIFHGVLVDEKDPAKERPVFVKTVKDHASEVQVTMMLTESCKLRGLHHRNLLPISHVCTEDGEKPMVLLPFMAWGNLKLFLRQCKLAEANNPQAISQQDLVYMAIQIACGMSYLARREVIHKDLAARNCVIDDNMQVKITDNALARDLFPMDYHCLGDNENRPVRWMALESLLDNDFSSASDVWAFGVTLWELMTLGQTPYVDIDPFEMSAYLKDGYRIAQPINCPDELFAVMACCWALDPEERPKFQQLVQCLTEFHAALGAYV
- the ryk gene encoding tyrosine-protein kinase RYK isoform X2; this encodes MLGSLPLLGSGGRSERRRWPHSVVPWRLLEGFFLGVLLLLEGALGLGVPVSGLDNSSNNRSVNIYMSVDELNRLLGLDAELYYVRDDVVNHNAMSFTMPVPSETNSLHFTWHSKSKVDYRLGFHVENPVAMDAPWSNISSQGELPRIPSVFRVDLFCSGKVDGEAVVTVQLNVTLHANNYTVLNFKRRKMCFKRIDSDPKNSFPLNNHTLHTLQQPDYGVTAPTTSTQVFYISVSVCCIVIFLVAIILAILHLHSMKRVEMEDSVSDSGSSQGLSQPSTQTTQYLRADTPNNAAPVTNNHPGSAPILQLAASSFQNSGAPPHETKSFPSLRIEKNDLRSVTLMEAKAKVKDIAISRERVTLRDVLHEGTFGRIFHGVLVDEKDPAKERPVFVKTVKDHASEVQVTMMLTESCKLRGLHHRNLLPISHVCTEDGEKPMVLLPFMAWGNLKLFLRQCKLAEANNPQAISQQDLVYMAIQIACGMSYLARREVIHKDLAARNCVIDDNMQVKITDNALARDLFPMDYHCLGDNENRPVRWMALESLLDNDFSSASDVWAFGVTLWELMTLGQTPYVDIDPFEMSAYLKDGYRIAQPINCPDELFAVMACCWALDPEERPKFQQLVQCLTEFHAALGAYV
- the ryk gene encoding tyrosine-protein kinase RYK isoform X1, with amino-acid sequence MLGSLPLLGSGGRSERRRWPHSVVPWRLLEGFFLGVLLLLEGALGLGVPVSGLDNSSNNRSVNIYMSVDELNRLLGLDAELYYVRDDVVNHNAMSFTMPVPSETNSLHFTWHSKSKVDYRLGFHVENPVAMDAPWSNISSQGELPRIPSVFRVDLFCSGKVDGEAVVTVQLNVTLHANNYTVLNFKRRKMCFKRIDSDPKNSFPLNNHTLHTLQQPDLDGVTAPTTSTQVFYISVSVCCIVIFLVAIILAILHLHSMKRVEMEDSVSDSGSSQGLSQPSTQTTQYLRADTPNNAAPVTNNHPGSAPILQLAASSFQNSGAPPHETKSFPSLRIEKNDLRSVTLMEAKAKVKDIAISRERVTLRDVLHEGTFGRIFHGVLVDEKDPAKERPVFVKTVKDHASEVQVTMMLTESCKLRGLHHRNLLPISHVCTEDGEKPMVLLPFMAWGNLKLFLRQCKLAEANNPQAISQQDLVYMAIQIACGMSYLARREVIHKDLAARNCVIDDNMQVKITDNALARDLFPMDYHCLGDNENRPVRWMALESLLDNDFSSASDVWAFGVTLWELMTLGQTPYVDIDPFEMSAYLKDGYRIAQPINCPDELFAVMACCWALDPEERPKFQQLVQCLTEFHAALGAYV
- the ryk gene encoding tyrosine-protein kinase RYK isoform X4, which encodes MSFTMPVPSETNSLHFTWHSKSKVDYRLGFHVENPVAMDAPWSNISSQGELPRIPSVFRVDLFCSGKVDGEAVVTVQLNVTLHANNYTVLNFKRRKMCFKRIDSDPKNSFPLNNHTLHTLQQPDLDGVTAPTTSTQVFYISVSVCCIVIFLVAIILAILHLHSMKRVEMEDSVSDSGSSQGLSQPSTQTTQYLRADTPNNAAPVTNNHPGSAPILQLAASSFQNSGAPPHETKSFPSLRIEKNDLRSVTLMEAKAKVKDIAISRERVTLRDVLHEGTFGRIFHGVLVDEKDPAKERPVFVKTVKDHASEVQVTMMLTESCKLRGLHHRNLLPISHVCTEDGEKPMVLLPFMAWGNLKLFLRQCKLAEANNPQAISQQDLVYMAIQIACGMSYLARREVIHKDLAARNCVIDDNMQVKITDNALARDLFPMDYHCLGDNENRPVRWMALESLLDNDFSSASDVWAFGVTLWELMTLGQTPYVDIDPFEMSAYLKDGYRIAQPINCPDELFAVMACCWALDPEERPKFQQLVQCLTEFHAALGAYV